One genomic segment of Oncorhynchus kisutch isolate 150728-3 linkage group LG15, Okis_V2, whole genome shotgun sequence includes these proteins:
- the LOC109905556 gene encoding eukaryotic translation initiation factor 3 subunit K, translating into MSCGPSVIQLPGHVTTALSVFFSLRALSFRSTCGCLRFYNQKDRNKSLDQMAASFEQMRANVGKLLRGIDRYNPENLATLERYVETQVKENAYDLEANLAILKLYQFNPAYFQVTVTSQILLKALTNLPHTDFTLCKCMIDQTHQQEERPIRQILYLGNLLETCHFQSFWSSLEENREFIDGITGFEDSVRKFICHVVGITYQNIEHRLLAEMLGDPLDTQVKVWMSKYGWTENEEGQIFIFNQEESVKPKNIVEKIDFESVSSIMATSQ; encoded by the exons ATGTCCTGTGGTCCGTCAGTAATCCAACTTCCCGGTCACGTCACCACAGCCCTTTCCGTCTTTTTCTCCCTCCGCGCGCTCTCTTTTCGGTCCACGTGCGGATGTCTTAGATTTTACAATCAAAAAGACCGCAATAAGAGTTTGGACCAAATGGCGGCATCATTCGAGCAGATGAGAGCTAACGTGGGAAAGCTCTTACGAGGAATTGATAG ATACAACCCAGAGAACCTGGCAACATTGGAACGCTACGTGGAAACACAAGTTAAAGAAAATGCCTACGACCTAGAGGCCAATTTGGCTATTCTCAAATT GTACCAGTTCAACCCTGCCTACTTCCAGGTCACAGTGACGTCGCAGATTCTGCTCAAGGCCCTGACCAACTTACCACACACAGACTTTACTCTGTGCAAGTGCATGATTGACCAGACACAC CAGCAGGAGGAGCGCCCCATTAGGCAGATCCTGTACCTGGGGAACCTCCTGGAGACCTGCCATTTCCAATCCTTCTGG TCcagtctggaggagaacagggaaTTCATTGACGGCATCACAGGCTTTGAGGACTCCGTGCGCAAGT TCATCTGCCATGTGGTTGGAATCACATACCAGAACATTGAGCATCGACTTCTGGCTGAGATGCTGGGTGACCCCCTTG acacacaggttAAGGTGTGGATGAGCAAGTACGGGTGGACGGAGAACGAGGAAGGGCAGatcttcatctttaaccaggagGAGAGTGTCAAGCCCAAGAACATTGTTGAAAAGATTGACTTTGAGA GTGTATCCAGCATCATGGCCACATCTCAGTGA